One region of Roseicitreum antarcticum genomic DNA includes:
- a CDS encoding CaiB/BaiF CoA transferase family protein, whose protein sequence is MEGTESLNADDAGGAATPGPLAGVVVVELARILAGPWAGQTLADLGATVIKVEAPEGDDTRRWGPPFVARDDGSRDAAYFHATNRGKTSVTADFRSEAGRAKVRDLIAGADVVIENFKVGGLAKYGLDYATLSATQPRLVYCSITGFGQTGPYATRAGYDYIIQGMSGLMSVTGPADGMPQKVGVAVTDIFTGVYAATAILAALHARETSGRGQHIDMALMDCAVAIMANQAMNYLATGTAPQRLGNEHPNLAPYQVFECDDGHIIIATGNDAQYQRLCGVLGLPGLADAPDYRTNADRVAHRAPLAVALGAATKRFTKAALLTACEGAGVPAGPINTMDEVFADPQVIHRGLELRMGDLRGVASPFVFSAHPRLPARPAPMLGADDAKG, encoded by the coding sequence GTGGAAGGCACTGAAAGCCTGAATGCCGATGATGCGGGCGGGGCGGCGACGCCCGGCCCGCTGGCGGGTGTCGTGGTGGTGGAACTGGCGCGCATTCTGGCCGGGCCATGGGCGGGGCAGACGCTGGCCGATCTGGGCGCGACGGTGATAAAGGTCGAGGCGCCCGAGGGCGACGACACCCGCCGCTGGGGCCCGCCCTTCGTGGCGCGCGACGACGGATCGCGCGACGCCGCCTATTTCCATGCGACAAACCGGGGGAAAACCTCGGTCACCGCCGACTTCCGGTCTGAGGCGGGGCGCGCGAAAGTGCGCGACCTGATCGCGGGCGCCGATGTGGTGATCGAGAATTTCAAGGTCGGAGGGCTGGCAAAATACGGGCTGGATTATGCGACGCTGTCGGCGACGCAGCCGCGGCTGGTCTATTGCTCGATCACCGGGTTTGGCCAGACCGGGCCTTATGCGACCCGCGCGGGCTATGATTACATCATTCAGGGCATGTCGGGGCTGATGTCGGTGACAGGCCCCGCAGACGGCATGCCGCAGAAGGTCGGCGTGGCGGTGACGGATATCTTCACCGGGGTCTATGCCGCTACGGCGATCCTGGCCGCGTTGCATGCCCGCGAAACCAGCGGCAGGGGTCAGCATATCGACATGGCGCTGATGGATTGCGCGGTGGCGATCATGGCCAATCAGGCGATGAACTATCTGGCCACCGGCACTGCGCCGCAGCGGCTGGGCAATGAGCATCCCAATCTTGCGCCGTACCAGGTGTTTGAATGTGACGACGGGCATATCATCATCGCCACCGGCAATGACGCGCAATATCAGCGGCTGTGCGGCGTGCTGGGTCTGCCCGGACTGGCCGATGCGCCGGATTACCGCACCAATGCCGACCGCGTGGCGCATCGCGCCCCGCTGGCCGTGGCGCTGGGGGCGGCGACGAAGCGGTTTACCAAGGCCGCGCTTTTGACGGCCTGCGAGGGCGCGGGCGTGCCCGCAGGGCCAATCAATACGATGGACGAGGTCTTTGCCGATCCGCAGGTGATCCATCGCGGGCTGGAACTGCGGATGGGCGACCTGCGCGGCGTGGCGTCACCCTTCGTCTTCTCTGCCCACCCACGTCTGCCCGCCCGGCCCGCACCGATGCTGGGTGCGGATGATGCGAAGGGCTGA
- a CDS encoding DsbA family protein has protein sequence MLNKLIPTALGLAVVAGAAWYLAPAGSNQTALSPLVGVAEAQTADAEFDPSLVQEMSLGDADAPVTMIEYASFTCPHCANYHSNVFPTLKAEYVDTGMVRYVAREVYFDAYGLWAGMVARCGGEDRYFGIVDILYETQRSWAASNDGGEVAENLRRIGRQAGMSNDQINACLDDRDTALAMMGTYQENAERDNIRSTPSFMIDGELYSNMSLPEFREILDAKLEE, from the coding sequence ATGCTGAACAAATTGATCCCCACCGCGCTGGGACTGGCCGTCGTCGCCGGTGCCGCATGGTATCTGGCGCCTGCGGGCAGCAACCAGACCGCGCTGTCGCCGCTGGTCGGTGTGGCCGAGGCGCAAACCGCCGACGCCGAATTCGACCCCAGCCTGGTGCAGGAAATGTCGCTGGGCGACGCCGACGCGCCGGTCACCATGATCGAATACGCGTCCTTCACCTGCCCGCATTGCGCGAATTACCACAGCAATGTGTTTCCCACGCTGAAGGCAGAATATGTCGATACCGGCATGGTGCGCTACGTCGCGCGCGAAGTCTATTTCGATGCGTACGGGTTGTGGGCCGGGATGGTGGCGCGCTGCGGCGGCGAGGACCGGTATTTCGGCATCGTCGACATTCTGTATGAGACGCAGCGCAGCTGGGCCGCGTCGAACGACGGGGGTGAGGTGGCCGAGAATCTGCGCCGCATCGGGCGTCAGGCGGGCATGTCGAATGACCAGATCAACGCCTGCCTCGACGACCGCGACACTGCGCTGGCGATGATGGGCACCTATCAGGAAAACGCCGAGCGCGACAATATCCGCAGCACGCCGTCCTTCATGATCGACGGCGAGTTGTACAGCAACATGAGCCTGCCCGAGTTCCGCGAGATTCTGGACGCCAAGCTGGAAGAATGA
- a CDS encoding DUF721 domain-containing protein, with protein sequence MAKTPAYGGKGGGSARPARRTRGFEPAAGLMRDRIRTAGESRGFAASRILTHWAEVVGEEIARQCRPVNVSYKKGGFGATLTLLTTGPAAPMLQMQLPAIRDRVNAVYGYNAIAKISLTQTAPQGFAEGQAQFAPAPAPAPKAPPPQVVREASALSQGVSDDGLRAALEALACNVLARHGGPRDA encoded by the coding sequence ATGGCGAAAACTCCGGCATATGGTGGGAAGGGTGGGGGCAGCGCACGTCCGGCGCGGCGCACGCGCGGGTTTGAACCCGCCGCAGGGCTGATGCGCGACCGCATCCGCACGGCGGGCGAGTCGCGCGGCTTTGCGGCCTCGCGCATCCTGACACACTGGGCGGAAGTCGTGGGCGAAGAGATCGCGCGCCAATGCCGCCCCGTCAATGTCAGCTACAAGAAGGGCGGCTTCGGCGCGACGCTGACGCTGCTGACCACCGGCCCCGCCGCGCCGATGTTGCAGATGCAACTGCCCGCCATCCGCGACCGGGTGAATGCGGTCTATGGCTACAACGCCATCGCCAAAATCAGCCTGACCCAGACCGCGCCGCAGGGCTTTGCCGAAGGGCAGGCCCAGTTCGCCCCCGCCCCCGCTCCAGCGCCAAAGGCCCCGCCGCCGCAGGTGGTGCGCGAGGCCAGTGCGCTGTCGCAAGGTGTCAGTGATGACGGGCTGCGCGCCGCGCTCGAGGCGCTGGCCTGCAACGTGCTGGCCCGGCATGGCGGGCCGCGCGATGCGTAG